The sequence ttaaaactattttaaaaaataattgtcaaacatgtccaatataaattgttttcttttttggaccTATATTTTAGATTGAGAATTTTgtattcattgttttcaaattttttattttattaaaataaatttatattttaccaTTATTCCATTTgaaaatcttattttcttttggaaCCATGAGGTTgtgttattttattaattttgtattttcgtaacaatttaatataatttattagacatttatgagtaagaagttgttaaaaatcaacaaattcAAGTAATCGTGACAACAAAACCACTTCCTTTAAGACTACTTCTTTCTAATAATTTATCTCATGTGTCATAATGTATTcacttttatttgaattttaaattatgaattaatTATTAGAAGTGAGTTCCAAAGTaatcaattttctagaaaagcttaattctcaatttttgaGGTCAACGATTTAATAAATGAAAGTACGAATATTACATTtgatagtaaataaaaaaaatataatacttcaaatttcatttatcattttcttagaacttcaaaatcaaataataaaatcatcgAAATCTTTAGcttataactattttaaaaaataatttttgaaaactgttttgtaatattttataaaataaaagtttgttttgaactcaaatttttttttaatctatttttaaattttttttaatatactttaaaaatgatttttatatcaaatgctttatttttaacaatatttctataatgattttttcaacgctaattttcaaaaaataagagaaaataacagaaaattactaaaaaatgttctttgaAAACACTTTATATTTCTCTAtacatgatttttttctaaataataaaaacctattttcgaaaacagttatcaaatagaccttttatttttattatttcatcgATATTAATATGACAAATATACTTGacatataaaattttgtatttattttatttttaaagtgtgtttatagtgattttaaaacgcgtttttaacttctttttttttaatactataaacTTCTTAAACTCATTGTAAAACACACTTATAATAGTCTAACCCTAAAAaggatttataattttattattatatccacaataaaaaaaaaacagggggTTTGGGAAAAGCCAAGAAAATAGTAGGCCgcaatgagaaaaaataaaataaaaatagaaagaataataaaaaaataaaactatgatTAGATTTGTCCAGTAGTGAAAAAGATAGAGAATGATGTCGTTTTAATTGGTAGGTGATGGCTTAATCCAAATGATGAAGTGTTGTTTCTCTTTCCAAGGTTTGGTTACAACTAGCTTTGAGGTAGGGCTTGTTGTCATGGCTTACTATGCAATTTAATACCAACAAACTTCATTAAATTAACCCATTATGATTTGGCTTCATCATTCTCAATCTAACTTCAATTTTCTATCCCTATTCCTATCGGGTTTTTGGATTTATCCTCTCTTTTTTATTGTTACCTATATTTTGTTAAGAATTATTAATCAACTAACTTTTGATAGGTGAGAGTTAAATGAGTTAGATCGTAATTTTCcgtaaaaaagtaaataaataaataaaatcttaatcagatttgaattttataataatattttttttttattaaaaaattaattcaaacatAGCATATCAATAAAGATAGGAATGACAATGGAGAAAATTactctcaatttatttatttatttatttatatctattttcgTTCttatcttaataaataaataaataaatggaatggGGTGtccattctttttttaatttttttaaaattttgaattacattaaaaataaattattttataaatcaataaatattataaaatttataatttattttcacaaaaagttatattttatatttttaaaaaaatttaaaatttaattaaattaaaattttatttaataccATTCCAACATGATAAAGCCAAATTGGTTTATCTATTCACAAATGGATAAaattagtgaataaaaaaaaacctaagaatatgtttaaaaataatcttttgttcttaaaaatacaaaaccGTTTTCCAAGATTCTAAaacatatttggtaattgtttgatagaaaattaaacatttttaaaatatatattttaattatttaaaaaatatatatataaggagaatgattgaaaatatatgatatctataaaaattattgtcatAGAAAATAGGATGAGAAGATTTCACATTCTTTAATAAAGATTCTAGAAGGTAcgataaaattgttttcaaaaattatttttaagaattacttTTGAAAACGTTTTCAATAGGGTTAGTTTCTAAAACATGGATAAGGCAAAGAGCCAAGTAGTTAGAGCCAATGTGTTTGCAACCAGACAAGGCATAAGCTTTCATCtagattatatttttttgagttttacaCGTGAGGCCCGCTGTTGATTGATATTTACAGTTGCAATGATGAATGAAGTGACTCACGAAAGTTATGTGGGCCCATGCAAGGGTTAACCACTCTAAGTCAAATCACCCTCTCTTGAAATGCTAACAGATCAACGGCTGAGCTTtatcaatcaatcaaatcaCATGGTCTGGTCTCCAGCGCATCATCTCACGAAAAAGATAGATGAAAAAACgaaacttttaaaatcatactttgaaaaaacaatttttacatatatattatttcataaaataaaattgtatattatataattataatttaaatttcataaaattatactACAACAAAAAGAGAGatggaaacaatttttagaaattgaaattgctCGGAAATTGctcatatatgtatataaatatttctcATATTCTCTTTagaaaaaaggttaaaaaaatacgTTCATGTaagaaaatttgtttgtttatttgttttttttctttgtgaatttcatttatttatttatttatttttttcgtgaaaaaaaatgttaaagtatttatactataaaataaagtgattttcaaatttctgtAGTTTTATTTACGATTTTAGGTATATATTTCCATAACTATTCACGACTTGAGTATAGAAtttattcatgaaaatttttaattttatttatttattttcttctccattAAAAAAGAAGGTTAAGACATTTATACTTTGGTTCTTAAATTTTTGTAGTTTCATTCACGATTTAGGGCAGGTCATTTCATAACAATTCACAACTTGAAGTATAAAATTTATCAGTGAAACAACCAATTTGAATATTGGGCATTTTAGAAGGTAATCgaaagcattttttttacaacatatacatataggttatgtttggttttcagaaaatttgaaagaaaatacaatgaaaataaaatacaaatgaaaagtaaaaagaaataaaaagtgaagtaaaataaataaaaaaagattaaaaatgaataaattatttttatttgttatttcaaactcattttacttattttaacttatggatataaagattaaataatttaaaaatacataaatttttaaacataaatatttgatttacatcttaaatttaattaaaaaaaagtgtaatAGGGGAATTCAAGTTCAACTCAACTTTATCGGAATTCGACTCATAGAACTTGAATAACTTGTTTAAGAGtgaaaaaatgaatatgagTTGAGTTTGGATTAAGAATTTGAGGAAAAAGTTCCAATTACAatcctaattttatttacaactttAACAATTATTGTTAACTTTTCATTTATAatgtcatatcatatataattatatttgtgtaaatattatttaagaatatcaattgataggtagttgaatcaattgattgagcATTCAAGAATCTCATGCATGGAAGACTAAATGattcaaattataaatggggagttaaaaaaaaattcatttatatgaATATGGTGTTACTTTTGTAACctcatcattatgaaatttaatttgtatataatgTTTATGAATAATGGAGGAAGATGGAAAAGTTATAAGCAATGCAATTATACGAATGTAGGCATTCAAGTTGGTAATCTACCATTActcattaatttgtacatattgattataaataataaatataactcACATTTAGTCTTTGATGGAAAGACTAAgtgacatattttttttttatatatataaaattaagattcTAAGCCACACTCTCATTTTTACGTCTTTTgttgttttacttttaataatatACATCACATAAGTGACTCATCCATTATATAAAAGTAGTGAGTTGgagattttattaaaacaattcagAAGATGACTCAAACTAACTTCAAAAGTGTTGTCAGTGTCAAGGATCAAAGTAAgaataagataattattttatcattaatttagtatttatatctattatattttatgtatccaaaattaattttccaaaataattactTTATCGTAAAGTTTAGTTAATAACTATAACATGTAATTCATAAcgttataaaatgaaaatttaatttaataattttaaaatcataaataaaaattattacgattttttttttgttttatcagTTATGtggaagaaatgaaaatttaatttaataatttgaaaatcataaataaaaattattatgatttctttttgttttatcaatTATGTGGAAGTTATCCtaagttctatctaagtttatcCTTAGTTCATTTAAACTATTATAATCAGGACGTCATCCTAAGTTCTATATAAGTTTATTCTTAATTCATTTGAACACTTATTATTGAGACACCaccacaaattttatttaagtttattCTATATTCCTCTGATTTCTCATCATTGAAACGTTATCCTAGGTTTTATATGAGTTTATTCTTAGATTTTTTGAACTCTTATTATTGGAATTTCATCCGAGTTTcggtttaaatttatttttaaattgaattgatGCAATACTTTTTATTTCAATCTTCTTCTTTTACTACTTCATTAATTTATGCCaaaaggtaaaataataattaaaaaataaacaaagataaaaaacaaaattaatatctataaattatttatatataatatttcaaaattttacttattttaaatcttttgtaaaaagtttatataatttgaaaaaaacaagagttttaaaccaattttaattatatttatttattttttatattcttcataatcaaatcaaacataaaaagaatcattatttttttaaaatttcacgGCGATCCAACAATCCGTTCTATTTCAAGGTGAGCAGACCTCCAACGCCGTCGTTCAAatgaaacgacgtcgttttagaACCAAGGAATTTTTATACCAAAATCAGTTCGGCTGTCATCGAGCGTGCAATCAGATGTTGGCGGCTCTAAGATCCCGCGCCCTACTCCATcactcatcttcttcttccttctcgaATCTTCAACAATGGAAGCTAGGGTTTCTAGGGTTGAAACGCACCTGGTCATCCTCCTATATTGAGAGCAACAAGGCAACAGAGTTGCTGAACTTGCAAGAGATAGAGCAGATTCTGAGCGATGTTAAAGCCGACGACATCAGAGTGATTCCGGTTCGCCAGCACTGTGATTTCATGGTTATCGCCACTGGTAGATCCACCTGGCACGTCAAAAACATCGCTCAAGCCCTTATTTACAAGgcaaaactataattttttttttttgggtatttttcGAGACATGTTAAATCTTTGccgtctgtttggttgccgagtaAATGTAGGGTAATGagagaaaattgatttttggatGTAAAATCTTCTATCAACTGAGCTAAATGGTTGCGTTTGAGAGAGTTAGATGGAGGAAGCTTTTATGTTGAGTCCAAAACAATTGAAATTGTAAGCCAGCTGCACTTTCTCGACAACTAGACAGATGCAAAGGCGTTATGTCGCGTacatttttccattgattttagtGATGGATGACTTGAAATATCTAAACCCTAATTCTGTTTGGTTGTCGAGAAAACCGAGGAAAAGctatgaaaattgaatgctgGCTCTTTTATTTAATGTAGTCTTAGACTCTTAGTTTcctgaaaaattgaaaatttgtatCGGGTACAATTGAGTAGTCATTTTTGGTTAGGCCCCGAATGATGAAAAGTCTtcaatataaactttatctattttttatttcctaccttttcccagcaaccaaacggagggTAAACGCAATGTTGTTCGGTGGTGGTTAGCCGTTTCAACCCATGAAAATTCTGTTAATTTATTTCTGAAGACGCCAAATCATAATCTATATTGTCATTGTTTCTTTCACATGAGCAGGCTAAGCAAAAACAGAAGGGAGCTCAGCGAATTTTGCTGCCCAGTGTAGAAGGGCAAGAGGGAGGGAAATGGGTTATCATTGACTCTGGTTTGTGCTTCACTTTATAGAACTCCATTTATGTATCTATTCTGGTAAaatcccaccaaagaaaaacaaattgagaagaaatgtttgactaataatatttttttcttgaagatTGTACTGTAACTTGGCGGTTCCATGTGCATTCCATGATAAATGATGCATACCTTGTAGAACTTTAACACCTCAAATTTTGAATTCGCTAAATATCAAGATTCAAAATAAAGTTCATTGCATTTATGTTTCTGCTTATAATAAtgatctatttttgttttttggtgaTTTCCTTTTTTAGGCACGGTAATAGTTCATGCTCTTGATGAGAAGGCTAGAGCGTATTACAATTTAGAAAGTCTTTGGACCACAGAAACATCTCCAAATGAACCAAGTAGTCAGGTAAAATGAGTTTAAGTTTTATTATGGATTTTCTTAAACTATGGAAATTGTTTTTGGCAGTTTGATTGATTGGTTTGAAACACATATCTTACAACACAAATACACAGGATTTGTATTGATGAGGTGACCTCATCTTTAGgatgagaaaggaaaggaatatatattgtttgaaaaaaaaaatatcattttaagaATTGGTCAATTTTGCATTCTAAATTTTCATGGTGGCCGCTGTAGACGCTCACACACCTGCTACACACCCACCCACTACACACATGCTCCTTACACAAACATCCTGCCAAAATTGGGACCAAAAGGAGCATGCTGGCGCTGCATTGACTGCATTTTCTCTCtcaatgttttcttttgttACTTCAGTAAACTTGCTTCTGTGTTCCCTTCTCCCAAAATCCACACATGTCAAGCAACAATAAAATGAAGTGAGTCAAAATTATTTATGCATCTGTGTTGAGATAATTTCCGATATTTCACATTGAAAGTAACACGTTTCAGAGTTCTTGGGCatgtattctttttttttttttaaagcatgttAGGTCAATAGTCCACTGTTCACACTTCGATTGTTCATTATGTGGAAACATTGTTAGAAATGGGAGAAGAATGACTGAGTACagaattatcaaattaatttgtttGAATATGTCCTGTTTTCACAATTTTGAAAGGACAAAATAACAGTTAAGAAGATGTTGTTGCAGTGActgtttaaattaaaaatcatagtTGGAAGTTAGTTTCCATGTTGTTCTTCATCCCTTTTTCCCCTCTGCCAAATTGCTTCAATAGGAGGGGGTCTTGGTCAATGTTGAGAATGTGGGACTTTGTTTTTTGGTGCAACTAAAGGAGCTAACCCCTTCTTCTTCCAATTTCAGTTGTTATTCTGTTTTAGAAATTGTGAAAAAGTATCCAGTGACCCCAGATTTTATCTATATGCAAGAACAATGTTGTGGCCACTTATAAGTTGTTGGGCATAAGGGAATTCCCTGGTGGCAACTgaactttaatttcttttactttgttctttttccttttaatttctcCATCTCCTTTGTCAAATTTTCATCTATTGACAAAAGAGTTATACTATTTCTGAATACATCTTGCGTCTTGCTCTTTTTTCTGTTCATCCAGGAATtgaaaaatgcttttgtgaAGATCCGCCGCAAGAATAACTCCAAAAAATCAGTGCAGACTAGTTCTTAACCTTGTCTTCCAACTGGGTCCTCCTATTTTACTTTCCAACCATGGAACTTCTAGTTTTGACCTCATAAATCTCCATGCTTGGTCTAAATGTAAGTTgtggatttttatttaaaaccattCTCTCTGCAGTTGGTTCAGTTTTGCTTGTACATACTTTTTATGTCTTTTGGGATACTATATTGTTCTGATTAGAACCCGTCTTTATTTCTAGAGCTGGGCAAAGTTTTCTATTTGAGAACATTCAAAGTGATTTATATGCAGAAATAGCTTCCTGAAATGGTGTAACATCTGCCAAACAGAAGCATGTGAACTTGAAAACAACGTTGATGGTATGGAGTAGAAAAACCAACCATCTGCCTTTCTAGCTGGGGCCATGGAATGACAGCCCAGCCTCCACTAAAGCTTCTTGATGGCAAAAGATAACCATCCTCTTTAATGTTGACAATCCGTCTTTCTGATCGATTGAGGATGAATTCTGAATCCCAATTTCCTTTCATTTGATATTTACTgttattttggtaaattttcaCTGGACAATGATAAATCTGCTTCTCTCTATAACTTATATATGttagtaatttattaaattCTCAAATgcaaaaactataaaaaaatcttttaactTTTGCATAAATCATAATACCCAAAGATTGTAGAACAATAATTCGTACTTCGATGCTTGAGAGATTTATTGAAGAAGATCAAATGTAGGAGCAAATTGCATGTCTCTCTCTTAACCCTTAAGCTTGATGGATGTTTTTCGGATAGAGAGAAAAACTGATCTCTTTTTTGGGTAGAGAGGGGActagttctttattttttaaatatatcaattatCCCACGTTCCATCAAATTAGGCAGTTAGTTATTAACATTTTCTCAAAGATGACCAATAGGATTTTagcaaatattatttattcattaaacCATAATTGATATAAAAGCTTAAATGGCATGTGAGCCActtcattgaaaaaaataaaaaaagtgtaCATTCTCTCGCTTGGCCCTTGTGACATGTCCAACTTCATGgtttaataataaaaggtaATACCCACATAATAAAAGCTAAATCATTTCTTAAATTGGTCATATCATAACTAATGCGGATCATAGCGGTTGTATGCCATTATTTGGACATGGTCCCTTCCATGTATCACAATATTAGTTTTACACTTAGAATGACCTGTAATGGGAAAGAACAATAATGGTCCAATGATAATGTCTTTCGCAAAGACAAGtttgattaatatttatataattaattcatgtatatactaataaacaaaaacatgaTGTAAACAAATTAGAAATAGTACTTAAATGAGCTTAAAGTatcaaatatgtaaaaaaaaaaaacataaaaacccaATATAATGTCAATAATGGTGCGTCACAATGCCCATCCCTTCGACATGTTCACCAAATATCTTTGGCAACAATCCTTTTGTTAATGGATCCACAACCATAAGGTTAGTGCTAATATGCTCAATTGATACTCTTTGTTTATGAACTTTTTCTTTAACAGTAAAGCATTTTAATTCCATATATTTAACACCTTTCAAATACTTGTCactttcagaaaaaaaaaagaaaaaaattgctGTAGAGTTATCacaataaattttcaatggtttgaCAATACTATAAAAAATTCCAAGTTCTAAAATAAAGTTTTGCAGCCATAATCCATGAATAGTGGCTCAAAACATGTCACAAACTCAACTTTCATAATGGATGCAACAATGATAGATTGCTTTGTGCTCTTCCATGAGATGACCCCTCCaatcaagagaaacaaataGCCAAATGTGGATTTTCTAGTATCAATACATCCAATAAAATTTGAATCCAAATATCCTATCACCTTAAGATGATCAAATCTCTTATACATGAGCATGTAATCTTTCATTCCTTGCAATATCTCAATACTTTCTTTGTAGCTTTCCAATGATCCAATCTTGGATTATTTTGATATCCAACAATGGATGCATAAGGAATACTTTCCATTTATGTGCGTTCTAATTCATTCTTCGAACATTGAATAAGACTGAACTTATCTCATTTATGAATAGGAACAACACTTGTAGAACCTTTCTCCATCCCAAATCTctttaaaactttattaataTATGGCTTTTGAGACAACCCTAACAATCTTTGTGTTTTGTGATGGAATATTTCAATTCCAATCACATAGGATGCCTTAaccatattttcatttctaagTTTTTAAAGGGAAATTCCTTGGTCTCACTTAGAAAACCAAAATCATTAGTAGTGAgcaaaatatcatcaacatataagataaaaaatatgaatttgcTCTCATTaacctttatatatatacattgattaacaacattttccttaaatttgaAGAAAGTGATGATATTATTAAACTTAAGATACCATTATCGGGAAACTTATTTAAGTTCATATATATTGACTTGCTTAATTTACATATCATGTGTTCATTTCCTTTAGTTGAAAAATTTTCAGGTTGGCCCATG is a genomic window of Vitis riparia cultivar Riparia Gloire de Montpellier isolate 1030 chromosome 1, EGFV_Vit.rip_1.0, whole genome shotgun sequence containing:
- the LOC117929901 gene encoding protein Iojap-related, mitochondrial; translated protein: MLAALRSRALLHHSSSSSFSNLQQWKLGFLGLKRTWSSSYIESNKATELLNLQEIEQILSDVKADDIRVIPVRQHCDFMVIATGRSTWHVKNIAQALIYKAKQKQKGAQRILLPSVEGQEGGKWVIIDSGTVIVHALDEKARAYYNLESLWTTETSPNEPSSQELKNAFVKIRRKNNSKKSVQTSS